Proteins found in one Vulpes vulpes isolate BD-2025 chromosome 13, VulVul3, whole genome shotgun sequence genomic segment:
- the NPHS2 gene encoding podocin isoform X4 — translation MIGQRLLQLGCSSTDHGTKSSGLGACEWLLVLTSLLFIIVTFPVSIWFCIKVVREYERVIIFRLGHLLPGRAKGPGLFFFFPCLDTYHKVDLRLQTLEIPFHEVVTKDMFIMEIDAICYYRMENASLLLSSLAHVSKAIQFLMQTTMKRLLAHRSLTEILLERKSIAQDLKVALDSVTCIWGIKVERTEIKDVRLPAGLQHSLAVEAEAQRQAKVRVIAAEGEKAASEALRRAAEILAATPAAVQLRYLHTLQSLSTDRPSTVVLPLPFDLLNFLSSPGNRTQGSLPFPSPAKPVEPPNPKTKDSPML, via the exons gtaCCAAGTCTTCAGGTTTAGGGGCCTGTGAGTGGCTTCTTGTCCTCACATCCCTGCTCTTCATCATTGTGACCTTCCCTGTTTCCATTTGGTTCTGCATAAAG gttGTACGGGAGTATGAGAGAGTAATAATATTTCGACTGGGACATCTGCTTCCCGGAAGAGCTAAAGGCCCTG gcctttttttcttttttccctgcctTGATACCTACCACAAGGTTGACCTTCGTCTCCAAACTTTGGAGATACCCTTTCATGAG GTTGTGACCAAAGACATGTTTATCATGGAGATAGATGCCATCTGCTACTACCGAATGGAAAATGCCTCTCTTCTCCTAAGCAGTCTTGCTCATGTGTCCAAAGCCATCCAATTTCTTATGCAGACCACCATGAAGCGTCTCCTAGCACATCGATCCCTCACTGAAATTCTTCTAGAGAGGAAGAGCATTGCCCAAGATCTAAAG GTTGCCTTGGATTCAGTGACCTGTATTTGGGGAATCAAAGTGGAGAGAACAGAAAT TAAGGATGTAAGGCTGCCAGCAGGGCTTCAGCACTCACTGGCTGTGGAAGCCGAAGCGCAGAGACAGGCCAAAGTGCGG GTGATCGCTGCGGAAGGGGAGAAGGCCGCGTCCGAGGCCCTGAGAAGGGCGGCAGAGATTCTGGCAGCCACCCCGGCCGCGGTCCAGCTGCGGTACCTGCACACCCTCCAGTCCCTGTCCACAGACAGACCTTCCACGGTGGTTTTGCCTTTGCCATTTGACCTGCTGAATTTCCTGTCCTCTCCTGGCAATAGAACCCAAGGAAGCCTCCCCTTTCCCAGTCCTGCCAAACCCGTCGAGCCACCAAATCCTAAAACGAAAGACTCTCCCATGCTCTAG